A single region of the Rhodococcus sp. W8901 genome encodes:
- a CDS encoding ABC transporter ATP-binding protein, whose protein sequence is MFAVITRAQRASTKAGRPVWSVVAVYALVIRTHVVGLVGVSGFVANSELEINEAGVGNIKRLMLCNVSKQYDPVGPLVLDGVNANFDVSRLYCVLGASGSGKTTFLECASGLAQPSSGSVRLAGIDLTLLPDRKLAKLRRSEVGFVFQQHSLIESLPVIENVLLPARLSGAPMREITARAQDLLGSVGLGDLSSRLPGELSGGQKQRVGIARALVMRPSVVFADEPTSALDDHSAAEVMALLRDLCVVHQATVIVVTHDPRAARAADDVLELVDGELTARAQL, encoded by the coding sequence ATGTTTGCGGTCATTACGCGAGCCCAACGAGCTTCCACAAAAGCCGGACGGCCGGTATGGTCGGTGGTTGCGGTTTACGCCCTCGTGATCCGAACGCATGTTGTTGGGCTAGTGGGTGTCTCGGGCTTCGTTGCCAATAGCGAGCTTGAAATCAATGAAGCGGGGGTGGGGAACATCAAGCGGTTGATGCTCTGCAACGTGTCCAAGCAGTACGATCCGGTGGGCCCGTTGGTCCTCGACGGTGTCAATGCGAATTTCGATGTGTCCCGGCTGTACTGCGTGCTCGGTGCGTCCGGCAGCGGTAAGACCACGTTTCTCGAGTGCGCGTCGGGGTTGGCTCAACCGTCCTCGGGCAGTGTGCGGCTCGCCGGCATCGACCTGACGCTCCTGCCGGACCGGAAGCTCGCCAAGCTCCGCAGATCGGAGGTCGGGTTCGTCTTCCAACAGCACTCGCTGATCGAGTCGCTGCCGGTGATCGAGAACGTCCTTCTGCCGGCTCGACTGTCGGGTGCGCCGATGCGGGAGATTACCGCCAGAGCGCAGGATCTACTGGGGAGCGTCGGCCTCGGAGACCTCTCCTCGCGGCTGCCGGGTGAACTTTCGGGCGGCCAGAAGCAGCGCGTCGGGATCGCGCGGGCGCTGGTGATGCGTCCGTCCGTGGTGTTCGCCGACGAGCCGACCTCGGCGTTGGATGACCACAGTGCGGCCGAGGTGATGGCGCTCCTACGCGACTTGTGCGTCGTTCATCAGGCGACCGTGATCGTGGTGACCCACGATCCACGGGCGGCCCGAGCCGCGGACGATGTGCTGGAACTGGTCGACGGCGAGTTGACTGCCCGAGCGCAGCTATGA
- a CDS encoding GAF domain-containing sensor histidine kinase, with protein MSLDACRTRDQLEKLVHAILDVTTGLDLDDTLGRVVESGMRLTGARYGALGVRECGQTRLAQFIHRGIDPATVTAIGELPQGRGVLGLGFEEQAVLRLDDVERHPSAVGFPPGHPRMRTYLGVPIRVRGTVFGNLYLTEKRDRACFTEDDENTVRALASAAGIAIDNARLYEQSESRRSRLEALRDVSTELLAGGDPAYAVQVVADRARELTDADQSFVAVPSDPDLPADDVDYLVITVASGPESTRAVGQRIPVGRSSSGAAFRTRTPNSTDHLEYDAFGSAVRDFGPTLIVPLRASDLVVGVLVTLRRRGRSSFDADQLALMTSFADQAALAMRLAAAQREQQELSLLADRDRIARDLHDHVIQRLFAAGLSLHGTLRLIDSPAARSRLDATIDELQATVGDIRTAIFDLHGGDAAAESLPARLRRAVADLTTESRIGTEVHIGGGLDTVGPVLADHAEAVVREAVSNAVRHSGADRISVDVRGGDRLSVEVGDDGRGVADPPDPSGLVNLAARADEVDGEFRFDSTVGVGTRVRWSAPLPR; from the coding sequence TTGAGCCTCGATGCATGCCGGACACGAGATCAGCTCGAGAAGCTCGTGCACGCGATACTCGATGTCACGACCGGACTGGATCTCGACGACACCTTGGGCCGCGTGGTCGAGTCGGGCATGCGGCTGACCGGTGCTCGATACGGGGCGCTCGGTGTCCGAGAATGTGGACAGACCCGCTTGGCGCAGTTCATCCACCGTGGGATCGACCCGGCGACCGTCACCGCTATCGGTGAACTCCCCCAGGGCCGCGGCGTTCTCGGCCTGGGATTCGAGGAGCAGGCGGTACTGCGCCTCGACGACGTCGAGCGGCATCCGTCCGCGGTGGGGTTCCCGCCCGGTCATCCTCGGATGCGCACCTACCTGGGTGTACCGATCCGGGTGCGCGGAACTGTGTTCGGGAATCTGTACCTGACCGAGAAGCGGGATCGGGCCTGCTTCACCGAGGACGACGAGAACACCGTGCGGGCATTGGCGTCGGCGGCCGGCATCGCGATCGACAACGCGAGGCTTTACGAGCAGTCCGAGTCGAGACGCAGTCGGCTCGAGGCGCTGCGGGACGTCAGCACCGAGTTGCTCGCCGGCGGCGATCCCGCGTATGCGGTGCAGGTGGTGGCCGATCGTGCGCGTGAACTGACCGATGCCGACCAGAGTTTCGTGGCGGTGCCGTCCGATCCGGATCTACCGGCGGACGATGTGGACTACCTCGTGATCACCGTGGCGTCGGGTCCCGAGTCGACGAGGGCCGTCGGCCAACGGATCCCGGTGGGCCGGTCCAGTTCCGGCGCGGCCTTCCGGACCCGGACGCCGAACAGTACCGACCATCTCGAGTACGACGCATTCGGCAGCGCGGTAAGGGATTTCGGTCCCACGTTGATCGTGCCGTTGCGGGCGTCCGACCTTGTCGTCGGCGTTCTGGTGACGCTGCGGCGTCGGGGACGTTCGTCGTTCGATGCGGACCAGTTGGCGCTGATGACGTCGTTCGCGGATCAGGCGGCCCTGGCGATGCGACTGGCCGCCGCACAACGTGAACAGCAGGAGCTGTCGTTGCTGGCCGATCGTGACCGGATTGCACGGGACCTGCACGACCACGTGATCCAGCGCCTTTTCGCGGCGGGGCTGTCTCTGCACGGCACGCTCAGGTTGATCGACTCCCCCGCGGCGCGTTCACGTCTCGACGCGACCATCGACGAACTGCAGGCCACCGTCGGCGACATCCGGACCGCTATCTTCGACCTCCACGGCGGCGATGCGGCGGCCGAGTCGTTGCCTGCCCGGTTGCGCCGGGCGGTGGCCGATCTGACCACGGAGAGTCGCATCGGTACGGAGGTGCACATCGGCGGAGGCCTCGACACGGTCGGCCCGGTGTTGGCCGATCATGCCGAAGCCGTGGTCCGGGAGGCGGTGAGCAACGCGGTCCGGCATTCGGGGGCCGACCGGATCTCCGTCGACGTGCGGGGCGGGGACCGACTGTCGGTGGAGGTCGGGGACGACGGCCGTGGTGTCGCCGATCCCCCGGATCCGAGCGGCCTGGTCAATCTCGCCGCGCGGGCGGACGAGGTGGACGGGGAGTTTCGGTTCGATTCGACTGTGGGCGTCGGCACGCGGGTCCGCTGGTCGGCGCCGTTGCCGCGGTGA
- a CDS encoding DUF2628 domain-containing protein has product MSMSGVNPEVVELGDLTDLDDKWRLRFQFFHEHGWQGLLKPNRAYREALKALSYRQRNILTFNGFAFFFGVFYMMHLGMWRKAVTLFVVGVALGAVSLLLDLPNPLDVGLTFGLCGYIATRANTLYYEFRVLGRHTWGL; this is encoded by the coding sequence ATGTCGATGTCTGGCGTCAATCCGGAAGTCGTGGAGCTCGGTGATCTGACCGACCTGGACGACAAGTGGCGGCTGCGGTTCCAGTTCTTCCACGAGCACGGGTGGCAGGGGCTGCTCAAGCCGAATCGCGCATATCGAGAGGCGCTCAAGGCGTTGTCGTACCGGCAGCGAAATATCTTGACATTCAATGGGTTCGCGTTCTTCTTCGGCGTGTTCTACATGATGCACCTGGGGATGTGGCGCAAGGCCGTGACCCTGTTCGTCGTGGGAGTCGCCCTCGGCGCAGTGAGCCTGCTGCTCGACCTCCCCAACCCGTTAGACGTGGGGTTGACCTTCGGCCTGTGCGGGTACATCGCCACCCGCGCCAACACCCTCTACTACGAATTCCGAGTTCTCGGTCGACACACCTGGGGGCTGTAG
- a CDS encoding helix-turn-helix domain-containing protein — MAKRPDRRSYSFEFKLEVVRRFLAGETKVALAREFDLSSPKLIETWARTYRNEGEDGLRPRQLGRPPKPAGAEPGEVSELEQLRRENEVLRAQVAYLGKLRALRAQQRR; from the coding sequence GTGGCCAAGCGTCCGGACAGACGGTCGTACTCGTTCGAGTTCAAACTCGAGGTAGTGCGCCGGTTCCTTGCGGGCGAGACGAAAGTCGCCTTGGCGAGGGAGTTCGACCTGTCCTCGCCGAAACTGATCGAGACGTGGGCGCGCACGTACCGCAACGAAGGCGAGGACGGGCTGCGTCCGAGACAGCTGGGTCGTCCTCCGAAGCCGGCGGGTGCCGAGCCGGGTGAGGTCAGCGAGCTCGAACAGCTGCGCCGGGAGAACGAGGTGCTGCGGGCGCAGGTCGCCTACCTGGGAAAATTGCGGGCTTTGAGGGCGCAGCAACGACGGTGA
- a CDS encoding ABC transporter permease, translated as MTGASIIGQSLRRNDSAAWRAVAFVVFTTAFVCSALGALLGLFASTKPSTDGAFRADTAALVSTPSSSCSAAEVETRLQNVDSALRATPITIRRATVDGVPTLLVGRSLTETMTVEAQPHTADVRRVEGLAYSADTEVARSDLLAAVVVDDDVLQRIAGSDRAAAIAVAGAGSAAADTAGVAAGCGWLASNMDAVARDLGIVETPDLAGALEAVSTITGFVVLLAVVVLSSLMALVTVHMLPALAVVRAVGASRVQTVRLHLQTFLGAAVIPTIVGLVCGVPASWGLLTFLHRTGVVDPRVTWRLGFGLLAGVLLSGLAVLAVAVLSGSVSMRRVWKCAPSDALRPPRRQRSSRTKGRLIGGLLLIAASATMIVPMVLLDRVSGAMIGFSMVMLLAPIAALLAPWIVVPLASLMGAGWAVVDRRLGRLVAADIKFYDGFIVSVGTPVLVAVALVSTLFGLQPTLGAAYEYQASESTVGVEASGEPATEFGDALIREQIPGADTPDDADWTVVGVPSAMLASGLLDPGYTTGAAMGLEADEFAASTSLAGKRGWNVGQRYPVPLPDGSTQTLTMRFTYDRDLIFGQMLMPNTTVAAASYAPYSAARLVTGANNAGSTASLGGLSAQGRVEVDPSSALVIAVLVVYCAAALSGSIVLGVYGRKSALHALRRQGTTRAQRTTRLIVEVAAGVAAAAVIAILASLLTLFPTAALGAGVATLRLSGWTWVVSVGAVVVAAAAAVIGYRSVEPVRFPRTSGRRDSKIAHPTEGISPTRAP; from the coding sequence ATGACCGGCGCGTCGATCATCGGTCAGTCACTGCGGCGCAACGATTCCGCGGCCTGGCGGGCGGTCGCGTTCGTCGTCTTCACGACCGCGTTCGTGTGTTCGGCCCTCGGGGCGTTGCTCGGACTGTTCGCGTCCACGAAGCCGAGCACCGATGGAGCCTTTCGTGCCGACACCGCGGCCTTGGTGTCGACTCCTTCGTCGTCGTGCTCGGCAGCAGAGGTCGAGACTCGGCTGCAGAACGTGGACTCCGCGCTTCGCGCGACACCGATCACGATTCGCCGCGCGACCGTCGATGGGGTTCCCACGTTGCTGGTCGGCCGCTCGCTCACCGAGACGATGACCGTCGAAGCACAGCCACACACGGCGGACGTGCGGCGCGTCGAGGGGTTGGCGTATTCGGCCGACACCGAGGTTGCTCGCAGCGACCTTCTCGCGGCCGTAGTCGTCGACGATGACGTTCTTCAACGAATCGCCGGGAGCGACCGCGCGGCTGCGATCGCGGTGGCAGGGGCAGGCTCGGCGGCTGCGGACACCGCAGGTGTGGCCGCGGGCTGTGGTTGGTTGGCATCGAACATGGACGCGGTGGCGCGCGACCTGGGGATTGTCGAGACACCTGATCTCGCAGGGGCATTGGAGGCAGTTTCGACGATCACGGGGTTCGTCGTACTCCTCGCTGTGGTTGTGTTGTCATCGCTGATGGCGCTCGTGACCGTGCACATGCTGCCGGCGTTGGCGGTGGTGCGCGCCGTCGGCGCCAGCCGGGTGCAGACGGTTCGGCTGCACCTGCAGACGTTTCTGGGTGCCGCCGTGATTCCGACCATCGTTGGTCTCGTGTGCGGCGTCCCGGCGAGTTGGGGCCTGCTCACGTTCTTGCATCGCACCGGAGTCGTCGACCCGCGCGTGACGTGGCGTCTCGGATTCGGGCTGTTGGCCGGGGTGCTGTTGTCGGGACTGGCGGTGCTCGCGGTTGCGGTCCTGTCCGGCAGCGTCTCGATGCGTCGGGTCTGGAAGTGTGCGCCGTCGGATGCGTTGCGGCCTCCTCGCCGGCAACGCTCCTCGCGGACGAAGGGGCGACTCATCGGCGGGCTGCTTCTGATCGCGGCCAGCGCGACGATGATCGTGCCGATGGTTCTGTTGGACCGTGTGTCCGGGGCCATGATCGGGTTCTCGATGGTGATGTTGCTCGCGCCCATCGCAGCGTTGCTCGCGCCGTGGATCGTGGTGCCGCTGGCCAGCCTGATGGGCGCCGGATGGGCGGTTGTCGATCGTCGGCTGGGCAGACTCGTTGCCGCCGACATCAAGTTTTACGACGGGTTCATCGTCTCGGTGGGTACACCGGTCCTGGTTGCCGTAGCCCTTGTCTCGACCTTGTTCGGGTTGCAGCCGACCCTCGGCGCGGCATACGAGTATCAGGCGAGCGAAAGCACCGTGGGCGTGGAGGCGTCGGGAGAGCCCGCCACCGAGTTCGGGGATGCGCTCATTCGTGAGCAGATCCCCGGCGCTGACACCCCAGACGACGCCGATTGGACGGTGGTGGGCGTGCCCTCCGCCATGCTCGCAAGTGGTCTGCTCGATCCCGGCTACACCACCGGGGCCGCGATGGGCCTCGAGGCCGATGAGTTCGCAGCGTCGACGTCTCTGGCAGGCAAACGTGGTTGGAACGTGGGCCAGCGGTACCCCGTCCCGCTACCGGACGGGTCGACACAGACGTTGACGATGCGGTTCACCTACGACCGGGACCTGATCTTCGGCCAGATGCTGATGCCGAACACGACGGTCGCCGCGGCCAGCTATGCGCCGTATTCGGCCGCGCGCCTCGTCACCGGTGCCAACAACGCCGGAAGCACGGCATCGCTTGGCGGCTTGAGCGCTCAGGGGCGGGTCGAGGTTGATCCCAGCTCCGCACTGGTCATTGCGGTCCTCGTGGTCTACTGCGCCGCTGCGCTGTCCGGATCCATCGTCCTTGGTGTCTATGGCCGCAAGAGCGCGCTGCACGCACTGCGTAGGCAGGGCACGACACGTGCGCAGCGGACGACGCGGTTGATCGTCGAAGTTGCTGCGGGGGTCGCCGCAGCTGCCGTGATCGCGATCCTTGCCAGCCTGCTGACGCTCTTCCCCACAGCGGCGCTCGGAGCGGGTGTGGCCACACTGCGGCTCAGTGGCTGGACCTGGGTGGTCAGCGTGGGCGCCGTCGTGGTCGCAGCCGCAGCTGCGGTGATCGGCTATCGCTCCGTCGAACCAGTGAGGTTCCCCCGGACCAGTGGACGCCGAGACAGCAAGATCGCCCACCCAACCGAGGGCATATCACCAACTCGCGCACCGTAG
- a CDS encoding universal stress protein, whose amino-acid sequence MDTGTDSDAGEDTTDDAGRGAIVVGVDESEAAFDALHWAAGVARRRRMPLHVAHVLPTPGVYLSEAAVLIQAQFTEQLDEAAHRVLARARQELGAVHPGVEFTTGIYPGPPSAALLDVADEAELLVLGATGAGTIGAALVGSTGQRVANHARCPVVVCRGGRTGRGDARPVVVGVDGSEASTRAVRAAFAFAALFGVPLVAVHAWGPDRPIDRYSAFRLVDWPRVAAEERAVLSESLAGFATDHPEVEVVSHLERRSPGKLLLEHSEQAQLVVVGSRGRSRLTGVVLGSTSQNLLHHASCPIMICRVSPR is encoded by the coding sequence ATGGACACGGGCACGGATTCCGACGCGGGTGAGGACACGACGGACGACGCCGGCCGGGGTGCGATCGTGGTCGGCGTCGACGAATCCGAGGCGGCGTTCGACGCGTTGCACTGGGCGGCGGGCGTCGCGCGGCGGCGACGGATGCCACTGCACGTCGCACACGTGCTGCCGACTCCCGGGGTCTACCTGAGTGAGGCCGCGGTGCTCATCCAGGCCCAGTTCACCGAGCAGTTGGACGAGGCGGCCCACCGCGTGTTGGCGCGTGCCCGGCAGGAACTCGGCGCCGTTCATCCCGGCGTCGAGTTCACGACCGGGATCTATCCGGGGCCGCCGTCGGCGGCGCTGCTCGACGTCGCGGACGAGGCCGAGCTTCTCGTGCTGGGAGCCACCGGGGCGGGCACGATCGGTGCGGCGCTCGTCGGTTCGACGGGGCAGCGTGTCGCGAACCATGCACGGTGCCCCGTCGTGGTGTGCCGGGGCGGGCGCACCGGACGCGGGGACGCCCGCCCGGTGGTGGTGGGCGTGGACGGGAGCGAGGCGAGCACCCGCGCGGTCCGCGCCGCGTTCGCGTTCGCTGCCCTGTTCGGGGTTCCGCTCGTGGCGGTGCACGCGTGGGGCCCGGACCGGCCGATAGATCGCTACAGCGCGTTTCGGTTGGTGGACTGGCCGCGGGTGGCGGCCGAGGAACGAGCGGTCCTGTCCGAGTCGCTGGCGGGGTTCGCGACCGACCATCCCGAGGTGGAGGTCGTCAGTCACCTCGAGCGACGCAGTCCGGGGAAGCTGCTGCTCGAACACTCCGAGCAGGCCCAGTTGGTGGTGGTCGGTAGCCGGGGGCGGAGCCGGCTCACCGGTGTCGTGCTCGGGTCGACGAGCCAGAACCTGCTCCATCACGCGAGTTGTCCGATCATGATCTGCCGGGTCTCACCTCGGTAA
- a CDS encoding alpha/beta hydrolase encodes MSVKNIRTRWRRAALTVSAAAVAMASLLGVSVPAATAAPVAHRAPAGGYEEVFVNSSMGPIKVQIQWAARGGNAALYLLDGLRARNDRNGWSFETNALDQFRNDNLTLVMPVGGESSFYSDWYAPSNFNGQQITYKWETFLTRELPDYLATRGVSRTNNGVLGLSMGGSAALTLAGWHRDQFKFAGSLSGYLHISAPGMRSAIRVAMLDAGRYNVDSMWGPPWSPEWMRNDPFVSAEQLRGLSLYISAASGLPGVYDHPDTPISSFNTATAMGLEAISLINTRAFQVRLNTLGIPATYNFPANGTHAWSYWSAELWQARGQILNTLGAW; translated from the coding sequence ATGAGCGTGAAGAACATTCGAACCAGGTGGCGACGAGCTGCGCTGACTGTCAGCGCAGCAGCCGTCGCGATGGCTTCCCTGCTGGGCGTCTCCGTTCCCGCCGCAACAGCAGCACCCGTCGCCCACCGGGCACCCGCGGGCGGCTACGAAGAGGTCTTCGTGAACTCGAGCATGGGCCCGATCAAGGTGCAGATCCAGTGGGCCGCACGCGGCGGCAACGCAGCCCTGTACCTGCTCGACGGCCTCCGCGCTCGCAACGACCGCAACGGCTGGTCCTTCGAGACCAACGCGCTCGACCAGTTCCGCAACGACAACCTCACCCTGGTGATGCCGGTCGGCGGCGAGTCCAGCTTCTACTCGGACTGGTACGCGCCCAGCAACTTCAACGGCCAGCAGATCACCTACAAGTGGGAGACGTTCCTGACGCGGGAACTGCCCGACTATCTCGCGACCCGAGGTGTGTCGCGGACCAACAACGGCGTCCTTGGGCTGTCGATGGGCGGCTCGGCCGCGCTCACACTGGCCGGATGGCACCGCGACCAGTTCAAGTTCGCCGGATCGCTCTCGGGATACCTGCACATCTCCGCGCCTGGCATGCGTTCGGCGATCCGCGTCGCGATGCTCGACGCCGGCCGCTACAACGTCGACTCGATGTGGGGACCTCCGTGGAGCCCGGAGTGGATGCGCAACGACCCGTTCGTGTCCGCAGAGCAACTGCGGGGACTGTCGCTGTACATCTCCGCGGCCAGCGGCCTACCTGGCGTGTACGACCATCCCGATACACCGATCTCATCTTTCAATACCGCGACCGCGATGGGCCTCGAGGCGATCTCGCTGATCAACACCCGCGCCTTCCAGGTCCGGTTGAACACCCTCGGCATCCCGGCCACCTACAACTTCCCCGCCAACGGCACCCACGCGTGGTCCTACTGGTCGGCCGAACTGTGGCAGGCCCGCGGCCAGATCCTGAACACCCTGGGCGCCTGGTGA
- the mihF gene encoding integration host factor, actinobacterial type yields MALPTLTPEQRALALEKAVASRRARAALREELKTGKATFAEVLGRAGTDETVSRAKVFYILESLPKIGKATALEIITDLGISETRRMGGLGANQRAGLLERLS; encoded by the coding sequence ATGGCACTGCCCACCCTCACCCCCGAACAGCGCGCCCTGGCGCTCGAGAAGGCCGTCGCCTCCCGCCGCGCACGAGCCGCGCTGCGCGAGGAACTCAAGACCGGCAAGGCAACCTTCGCTGAGGTCCTCGGCCGCGCTGGCACCGACGAGACCGTAAGCCGCGCCAAGGTCTTCTACATCCTCGAATCGCTGCCGAAGATCGGGAAGGCCACCGCCCTCGAGATCATCACCGACCTCGGCATCTCCGAGACCCGCCGGATGGGTGGCCTGGGTGCGAACCAGCGCGCCGGACTCCTCGAACGGCTCAGCTGA
- a CDS encoding transposase gives MRSALATVDDGKNLLVHSDQGFQYQHSSWRQLLADAGATQSMSRKANCYDNAVMENFFGHLKEELFHHTRYLDIDALATALDDYIHWYNTERISTKLEGLSPVQYRAQALAA, from the coding sequence CTGCGATCGGCCCTCGCGACCGTCGACGACGGGAAGAACCTGCTGGTGCACTCCGATCAGGGATTCCAATATCAGCACTCGTCGTGGCGGCAGCTACTCGCCGATGCCGGTGCGACACAATCGATGTCCCGCAAGGCGAACTGTTACGACAACGCGGTGATGGAGAACTTCTTCGGCCACCTCAAAGAAGAACTCTTCCACCACACCCGATACCTCGACATCGACGCCCTGGCCACCGCCCTGGACGACTACATCCACTGGTACAACACCGAACGGATCTCGACAAAGCTCGAGGGCCTGAGCCCGGTGCAATATCGGGCCCAGGCCCTCGCCGCCTAG
- a CDS encoding IS481 family transposase, which produces MSHRNARTTYLGRLLIVERYRDGWPKAHIASAMGISRKCVSTWVARYETEGEAGLHDRSSRPHTMPTRTAAEVETRIVELRVRERRGPDWLAAELGVPARTVSRVLRRHQVPHLADLDPMTGQVIRSSKTTAVRYERERPGELVHMDVKKLGRIPDGGGWRAHGRAAGSTARDRSTRTGFDYVHSLVDDHSRLAYSEILPDEKGSTCSGFLTRAIDYFADRGITRIERLMTDNAWAYRWSLRAVCAEHGIKQKFIRPHCPWQNGKVERLNRTLQTEWAYRQVFTSNSERAHALAPWLEYYNTRRRHSALGGLPPISRLQPT; this is translated from the coding sequence GTGTCCCACCGTAATGCCCGAACCACATATCTCGGCAGATTGCTCATCGTCGAGCGCTACCGAGATGGCTGGCCGAAAGCGCATATCGCCAGCGCAATGGGGATATCCCGGAAGTGCGTGTCGACGTGGGTGGCCCGCTACGAGACCGAGGGCGAAGCCGGGTTACACGATCGGTCCTCCCGCCCGCACACCATGCCGACCCGAACCGCAGCCGAAGTCGAGACCCGGATCGTCGAGCTCCGTGTGCGTGAGCGACGCGGGCCGGACTGGCTCGCAGCAGAACTCGGGGTGCCGGCCCGCACAGTCTCCCGAGTCCTACGGCGCCACCAGGTGCCACACCTGGCGGACTTGGACCCGATGACCGGTCAGGTGATCCGCTCGTCGAAAACCACCGCCGTGCGCTACGAACGTGAGCGGCCCGGCGAACTGGTGCACATGGACGTCAAAAAGCTCGGCAGAATCCCCGACGGTGGCGGATGGCGCGCACACGGACGAGCCGCCGGATCGACAGCCCGCGACCGCAGCACCCGGACCGGATTCGACTACGTCCACTCGCTCGTCGATGACCACTCCCGACTCGCCTACTCGGAGATCCTCCCAGACGAAAAGGGCTCCACCTGTTCGGGTTTCCTGACCCGTGCGATCGACTACTTCGCGGACCGCGGCATCACGAGAATCGAGCGGTTGATGACCGACAACGCCTGGGCCTACCGATGGTCCCTACGCGCAGTCTGCGCCGAACACGGGATCAAGCAGAAGTTCATCAGACCGCACTGCCCGTGGCAGAACGGCAAGGTCGAACGCCTCAACCGGACCCTGCAAACCGAGTGGGCCTACCGTCAGGTCTTCACCAGCAACAGCGAACGCGCCCACGCACTTGCACCCTGGCTCGAGTACTACAACACTCGACGACGCCACAGCGCACTCGGAGGACTCCCACCGATCAGCCGACTGCAACCAACCTGA
- a CDS encoding Hin recombinase — protein sequence MATLEHPAPPRKTSRACPSCGHEPATRLEAAHQRADLAVSWLYLDSEVPGVIIARHHCRSCQPEEPAVDVACTVCGDGPILVGELAIGAATNSAPLEPVQRWLTEQGWQMEPTLLCPDHA from the coding sequence GTGGCCACGCTCGAACATCCCGCCCCGCCGCGAAAAACATCGCGCGCCTGCCCGAGCTGCGGGCACGAGCCCGCTACCCGATTGGAAGCGGCTCACCAGCGCGCCGACCTGGCCGTTTCCTGGCTGTATCTCGACTCGGAGGTCCCCGGCGTGATCATCGCCCGACATCATTGCCGCAGTTGCCAACCCGAAGAACCCGCCGTCGACGTCGCCTGCACCGTCTGCGGCGACGGACCCATCCTCGTGGGAGAACTCGCCATCGGTGCCGCTACCAATAGCGCACCGCTCGAACCGGTCCAGCGTTGGCTGACCGAACAGGGGTGGCAAATGGAACCGACGCTGTTGTGCCCCGACCACGCCTGA
- a CDS encoding Hsp20/alpha crystallin family protein, with protein sequence MSSVPARRRSVFPDLSELFDAFPVTGFRPPFGGNLIRVEDRVENDRYILRAELPGLDPENDIKVSVADGQLTIEAERSEEKSEGGRSEFSYGSFSRTVALPAGADEEKVDASYSKGILEVTVGLTAKTSGAKQIQVKPVD encoded by the coding sequence ATGTCCAGTGTTCCGGCCCGGCGCCGTTCGGTGTTTCCGGACCTGTCCGAACTGTTCGACGCCTTCCCGGTGACAGGGTTCCGACCGCCGTTCGGCGGCAATCTGATTCGTGTCGAGGATCGGGTCGAGAACGACCGCTACATTCTGCGGGCCGAGCTTCCGGGGTTGGATCCGGAGAATGACATCAAGGTCAGTGTCGCCGACGGTCAACTGACGATCGAAGCGGAACGGTCCGAGGAGAAGTCCGAGGGCGGTCGGTCCGAGTTCAGCTACGGATCCTTCAGTCGCACGGTGGCGTTGCCTGCCGGTGCCGACGAGGAGAAGGTGGACGCGAGTTACTCGAAGGGCATCCTCGAGGTGACGGTGGGGCTGACGGCGAAGACGTCGGGTGCCAAGCAGATCCAGGTCAAGCCGGTCGACTGA
- a CDS encoding IS3 family transposase: MRVDAVVSLKAEHRLDVFLDVAGLARSTFFYQQARRHAPDPNAELKAAITDAFEHCRGRYGHRRIHQVLVGAGWRVAKKTVLALMRTLGLVCRVRRKRRYTSYQGRVGAVAANLLERDFTADAPNRKWVTDVTEFGVGDRKLYLSPIMDLFDR, translated from the coding sequence GTGAGGGTCGATGCCGTCGTCTCCCTCAAGGCCGAGCACCGTCTCGATGTGTTCCTCGACGTGGCCGGGCTGGCCCGGTCGACGTTCTTCTACCAGCAGGCGCGCCGGCACGCCCCGGACCCGAACGCCGAGCTGAAGGCCGCGATCACCGACGCGTTCGAACACTGCCGCGGCCGCTACGGGCACCGCCGCATCCACCAGGTGCTGGTCGGGGCCGGCTGGCGGGTGGCGAAGAAGACCGTGCTCGCGTTGATGCGCACACTCGGCCTGGTCTGCAGGGTCCGCCGCAAGCGCCGATACACCTCCTACCAGGGTCGGGTCGGGGCGGTCGCGGCGAATCTGCTCGAACGTGATTTCACCGCCGACGCCCCGAACCGCAAGTGGGTCACTGATGTGACCGAGTTCGGGGTCGGTGACCGGAAGCTGTATCTGTCGCCGATTATGGATCTGTTCGACCGCTAG